A window of Streptomyces marispadix contains these coding sequences:
- a CDS encoding bifunctional DNA primase/polymerase, which yields MERESRFGRWLRHFARSGPGGRTASSRSAAAQAEAARVRTALLLAAAAAGFPLAPAAHPSGYGCSCVRIGCPTPGRHPLSFGWQTQATTDAAQIERWAQSHPHANFVAATGRDHDVLDVPAAAGWAALERLESEGVPLGPVALSGGDRMLFFTATRGTPDDEDEWWPCELDCHPETMDEHPGLRWHCRGSYVLVPPATLPGTGESAEVRWVRPPGTGSDAVTADGDADANEEAAGTSAGATVDGTGALSSPATLPEPLTLLEALTDACAAHAGEETTAWPAR from the coding sequence ATGGAACGCGAGAGCAGGTTCGGCCGGTGGCTGCGTCACTTCGCACGGAGCGGCCCCGGTGGCCGGACGGCGAGTTCCCGGAGCGCCGCCGCTCAAGCCGAAGCCGCCCGCGTCCGTACCGCACTGCTGCTGGCCGCCGCCGCCGCGGGCTTTCCCCTCGCACCCGCCGCACACCCCTCGGGTTACGGCTGCTCATGCGTACGCATCGGATGCCCCACGCCGGGGCGCCACCCGCTCTCCTTCGGGTGGCAGACGCAGGCCACCACCGACGCCGCGCAGATCGAACGCTGGGCGCAGAGCCATCCCCACGCGAACTTCGTCGCGGCCACCGGACGGGACCACGACGTGCTCGACGTACCGGCCGCGGCGGGATGGGCGGCCCTGGAGCGGCTGGAGTCTGAGGGCGTACCGCTGGGCCCCGTGGCGCTCTCCGGCGGCGACCGGATGCTGTTCTTCACCGCCACCCGCGGCACCCCCGACGACGAGGACGAGTGGTGGCCCTGCGAGCTGGACTGCCACCCCGAGACGATGGACGAACACCCCGGCCTGCGCTGGCACTGCCGCGGAAGCTATGTGCTGGTGCCGCCCGCGACCCTGCCAGGGACCGGCGAGAGCGCCGAGGTGCGCTGGGTGCGCCCGCCGGGGACGGGATCTGACGCGGTCACCGCGGACGGGGACGCGGACGCCAACGAAGAGGCGGCCGGTACGAGTGCGGGTGCGACCGTCGACGGCACCGGTGCGCTGTCCTCCCCGGCGACCCTGCCCGAGCCGCTGACCCTTCTGGAAGCGCTCACCGACGCATGCGCGGCGCACGCGGGCGAGGAGACAACGGCCTGGCCGGCACGCTGA
- a CDS encoding glycerophosphodiester phosphodiesterase encodes MVMIAVRAVRAVHAVRALLFPLVLLAPCAVVPGCAPAPARMRGTDAVRAAALPRTVYAAHRGGAMEVPENSMAGLTSAYRRGSADVLDVDVRRLRDGTLVAIHDATLDRTTDHKGPVAALTQRQWHRVRLRPEHGLPGAWRPEHPPTAADVLDRFGGRIVLNVELKDGGGLRRLAALIRKRGLAESVYVQSNDLRLAAKAHRMGLLTSVWRSVGQARRDHPERWRGTVDMLSVDHRARDADIRRAVRSGVRRVWSHTISTPAQRDRVLRLGCDGVLTDAPRLLARTPREPHRTQAAEPGERGRDAHRPVGGMRREKKSRQGREARRGRGARRPQRDKADAPGGVRDR; translated from the coding sequence ATGGTCATGATCGCGGTCAGGGCCGTACGGGCCGTCCACGCCGTCCGGGCCCTCCTCTTCCCGCTGGTGCTGCTTGCGCCCTGCGCGGTCGTGCCGGGGTGCGCACCGGCGCCCGCCCGGATGCGGGGCACCGACGCGGTACGTGCGGCGGCGCTTCCCCGTACCGTCTACGCCGCGCACCGCGGAGGCGCCATGGAGGTGCCGGAGAACAGCATGGCCGGGCTGACGTCCGCCTACCGGCGCGGCTCCGCCGACGTACTCGACGTGGACGTGCGGAGGCTGCGCGACGGAACCCTCGTCGCGATACACGACGCGACGCTGGACCGTACGACCGATCACAAGGGCCCGGTCGCCGCGCTGACGCAGCGCCAGTGGCACCGCGTAAGGCTGCGCCCGGAACACGGACTGCCTGGCGCCTGGCGGCCGGAGCATCCGCCGACGGCGGCCGACGTGCTCGACCGCTTCGGCGGGCGGATCGTGCTGAACGTCGAGCTCAAGGACGGCGGCGGCCTCCGACGCCTCGCCGCGCTGATCCGCAAGCGTGGCCTCGCCGAGTCGGTGTACGTGCAGTCCAACGATCTGCGGCTGGCGGCGAAGGCACACCGCATGGGGCTGCTGACGTCGGTGTGGAGGTCGGTGGGTCAGGCACGCCGCGACCACCCGGAGCGCTGGCGCGGAACGGTCGACATGCTCAGCGTCGACCACCGCGCACGCGACGCGGACATCCGCAGGGCCGTCCGCTCGGGCGTACGCCGGGTCTGGTCGCACACGATCAGCACGCCCGCGCAGCGGGACCGGGTGCTGCGGCTGGGCTGTGACGGCGTGCTGACGGACGCTCCGCGCCTGCTGGCGCGTACGCCGCGGGAACCGCACCGGACACAGGCGGCGGAACCGGGAGAGCGCGGTCGCGATGCCCACAGGCCCGTCGGCGGGATGAGGCGAGAAAAGAAGAGTCGGCAAGGCCGCGAAGCGCGGAGAGGGCGGGGAGCGCGGCGGCCACAGCGGGACAAGGCGGACGCCCCGGGCGGCGTGCGGGACCGCTGA